A window of Zingiber officinale cultivar Zhangliang chromosome 5A, Zo_v1.1, whole genome shotgun sequence contains these coding sequences:
- the LOC121980632 gene encoding O-glucosyltransferase rumi-like, with protein MAMRARLGRLWDGSEERNTSSETKGKSGSPGPKRFPIRMIVAVLVALFVLVYFYSSGTSFSRSERGVDSQSLIERNSKAQSVPTTTITQPSEVQSSPSVTTQPSEAQSIPTATAAAAVTEPSEVESSPSTQPSKAQAVPIKLNCPNEAAPVCQRSSSLASTLSLKTPQLSPTCPEYFRWIHEDLRPWKYDGITKELIESAKSLATFRLVVLDGRVYVEEYFGHSMARNVFTLWGIIQLINRYPGRVPDLDLMFNCMDQPSVKSAQYSPSTLPPVFHYCKDDQTSDILFPDWSFWGWPDTNIQPWAPLMEEMKQANEEMKWVDREPYAFWKGNPTMGANRQELLQCNVTREQDWNGRIYTQDWSREEEQGYQSSNLAKQCNYRYRIYVDGLAWSVSQKYVMACDSPTLFIDTPWYEFFQRGLMPGHHYWPIPANDKCKAIKFAVDWGNKHHKEAQAMGKASFKFFEEEVKMDYVYDYMLHVLTDYAELLRYKPTVPEKATEICLESMACPAQDNVKKFMLESMEKSTGVSEPCKLPPPFAPEELRQLNDKKADAVRQAISWHQNARAERRRKF; from the exons ATGGCAATGAGGGCGAGGCTAGGGCGGTTGTGGGACGGATCCGAGGAGAGAAACACTTCGTCGGAGACTAAGGGGAAGAGCGGCAGCCCCGGGCCGAAGCGTTTCCCCATCAGGATGATCGTCGCCGTCTTGGTTGCCCTATTTGTGCTGGTCTACTTCTACTCCAGCGGCACG AGCTTCAGTCGGAGTGAACGAGGAGTTGATTCACAATCTCTCATAGAACGGAACTCTAAAGCACAATCAGTTCCTACTACTACTATCACACAACCCTCTGAAGTACAATCAAGTCCTTCGGTTACAACACAACCATCTGAGGCACAATCAATTCCTACTGctactgctgctgctgctgttaCAGAACCATCTGAAGTAGAATCAAGTCCTTCTACACAACCTTCCAAAGCACAAGCAGTCCCTATTAAATTGAACTGTCCAAATGAAGCAGCACCCGTCTGCCAAAGATCTTCTAGTCTAGCATCTACTCTCTCCCTCAAAACACCCCAATTATCCCCTACTTGTCCTGAATACTTTCGGTGGATTCACGAGGACTTGCGCCCTTGGAAATATGATGGAATAACAAAGGAATTAATTGAAAGTGCTAAGAGTTTAGCAACCTTCCGTTTGGTGGTTCTTGACGGCCGAGTTTATGTTGAGGAATACTTTGGACATTCAATGGCAAGGAATGTGTTCACCCTCTGGGGTATCATCCAGCTCATTAACAGATATCCTGGGCGTGTACCTGATCTTGATCTCATGTTCAACTGCATGGACCAACCATCTGTCAAGTCTGCTCAGTATAGCCCATCAACTCTGCCACCAGTCTTTCATTATtgcaaggatgatcagacatcggATATTCTCTTCCCCGACTGGTCCTTCTGGGGTTG GCCCGACACCAATATACAACCATGGGCACCTTTGATGGAGGAGATGAAGCAAGCAAACGAAGAGATGAAGTGGGTAGATAGAGAGCCATATGCCTTTTGGAAGGGTAATCCAACTATGGGTGCCAATAGGCAGGAGCTTCTACAGTGTAATGTCACCAGGGAACAGGACTGGAATGGTAGAATCTATACTCAG GATTGGAGTCGCGAGGAAGAGCAAGGGTACCAGAGCTCAAACTTGGCTAAACAATGCAACTATAG ATACAGAATTTATGTAGATGGTCTTGCATGGTCAGTGAGCCAGAAGTATGTAATGGCATGCGATTCGCCCACATTGTTTATCGACACACCTTGGTATGAGTTTTTCCAAAGAGGTCTCATGCCAGGGCATCACTACTGGCCTATACCAGCGAACGATAAGTGTAAAGCTATCAAATTTGCAGTTGACTGGGGTAATAAGCACCATAAGGAG GCACAAGCTATGGGAAAAGCAAGCTTCAAATTCTTCGAAGAAGAAGTGAAGATGGATTATGTTTACGATTACATGTTGCACGTGCTCACCGACTATGCCGAACTTTTAAGATATAAGCCTACCGTGCCAGAGAAAGCCACTGAGATATGCTTGGAATCCATGGCCTGTCCTGCACAAGACAATGTCAAGAAATTCATGTTGGAGTCGATGGAGAAATCAACAGGTGTTTCGGAGCCATGTAAATTACCTCCGCCTTTCGCTCCAGAAGAACTCCGACAGCTGAATGACAAGAAAGCCGATGCAGTCAGGCAAGCGATCAGCTGGCACCAAAATGCTCGGGCAGAACGGAGAAGGAAGTTCTAG
- the LOC121980633 gene encoding transcription factor SRM1-like: MAMEVEGCGSSWTRDQEKAFENAIATHPEGCGERWEKIAADVPGKTVEDVKDHYDLLVEDVNRIQSGRVPLPFYPSPSDGADHATDAGGGGVGHSGKVSRAEQERRKGIAWTEDEHRLFLLGLDKYGKGDWRSISRNFVISRTPTQVASHAQKYFIRLNSVNKERRRTSIHDITSIDNGDVSAAQGAITGHVSGLAMNTLKPIKQSSQPSGTPPAVNVYRATIGQPVAGLLIPAVGTPVNLPVYGLRAPVSASVVSGAPMNIPPATHR; the protein is encoded by the exons ATGGCGATGGAAGTGGAGGGTTGTGGCTCGTCCTGGACCAGAGACCAGGAAAAAGCATTCGAGAATGCGATAGCAACCCACCCAGAGGGTTGCGGCGAGCGGTGGGAGAAAATCGCAGCTGATGTGCCTGGGAAAACCGTCGAAGATGTGAAGGACCACTATGACCTTCTAGTAGAGGATGTCAATCGCATCCAGTCCGGTAGAGTCCCTCTGCCTTTCTACCCGTCTCCGTCAGATGGTGCTGACCATGCCACTGACGCCGGTGGCGGCGGCGTCGGGCACAGTGGGAAAGTATCTCGGGCAGAACAAGAGCGCAGAAAGGGAATAGCTTGGACTGAAGATGAGCACAG ATTGTTTCTCCTCGGACTCGATAAATATGGGAAAGGTGATTGGAGGAGCATTTCCCGCAACTTTGTAATATCAAGAACACCGACCCAAGTCGCAAGCCACGCACAAAAATACTTCATTCGGCTGAACTCAGTGAACAAGGAGCGCCGAAGGACCAGCATTCACGACATTACAAGCATAGACAATGGAGATGTATCAGCAGCTCAAGGGGCAATCACCGGTCATGTTAGTGGGTTGGCTATGAATACACTGAAGCCCATCAAACAATCGTCTCAGCCGTCAGGCACACCTCCGGCCGTGAATGTGTATAGAGCAACCATCGGACAACCTGTTGCCGGCCTTCTCATTCCAGCAGTAGGCACGCCAGTTAACCTCCCCGTTTACGGCTTGCGAGCTCCGGTTTCTGCAAGTGTAGTGTCTGGCGCCCCAATGAACATTCCACCGGCAACACATAGATAG